The following are encoded together in the Acidobacteriota bacterium genome:
- a CDS encoding enoyl-CoA hydratase/isomerase family protein, which translates to MTHNKIQYAVADGVATITLVDPPANTYSYEMMQELDAAVLTARMDAAVHVIVITGAGEKFFCAGANIGMLKDADPTFKYYFCLHANETLNRLEQTPKLVIAALNGHAVGGGLEVVMAADIRIARQGGGKIGMPEVALGVLPGTGGTQRFARIVGKAKAIETMALGSLFSFEEARDMGLVNHVWGEAELAGRSFADAVHDYAKQFTPPNKASKAVGHIKRAVQSGLEVGFHEGLALERELQQRLFESEDAREGIAANLEKRQPDFTGR; encoded by the coding sequence ATGACCCACAACAAGATTCAGTATGCCGTCGCCGACGGTGTCGCCACCATTACGCTGGTTGACCCGCCGGCGAACACGTACTCCTACGAGATGATGCAGGAGCTGGACGCCGCCGTGCTGACGGCCCGCATGGACGCTGCGGTCCACGTGATCGTGATCACGGGCGCGGGGGAGAAGTTCTTCTGCGCCGGCGCCAACATCGGCATGCTCAAGGACGCCGATCCCACCTTCAAGTACTACTTCTGCCTGCACGCCAACGAGACGCTCAATCGGCTGGAGCAGACGCCGAAGCTGGTGATCGCTGCGCTCAACGGCCACGCCGTCGGCGGAGGACTCGAAGTGGTGATGGCAGCCGACATTCGCATTGCCCGGCAGGGCGGCGGCAAGATTGGCATGCCCGAAGTGGCCCTGGGCGTGTTGCCAGGGACCGGCGGCACCCAGCGCTTCGCGCGCATTGTCGGCAAGGCCAAGGCGATTGAGACCATGGCGCTCGGTTCGCTCTTCAGCTTCGAAGAGGCGCGCGACATGGGGCTCGTCAACCACGTGTGGGGCGAGGCCGAGCTGGCGGGCCGGTCCTTTGCCGACGCGGTCCACGACTACGCGAAGCAGTTCACGCCGCCGAACAAGGCCAGCAAGGCGGTGGGGCACATCAAGCGCGCGGTGCAGTCGGGGCTCGAGGTGGGCTTCCACGAAGGCCTGGCGCTCGAGCGCGAGCTCCAGCAGCGGTTGTTCGAGAGCGAGGACGCGCGCGAGGGCATCGCCGCCAATCTCGAGAAGCGCCAGCCTGACTTCACGGGCCGCTAA
- a CDS encoding sigma-54 dependent transcriptional regulator gives MAGSILLADDEEKILKTLGRALRDDGHEVTTAANAREATRCLNERAFDLLVIDFLMPDRTGLDVIRDLAAATPDTERPAIVMMTAHGSIDSAVEAMKLGACDYLQKPFEVDQLLLLARRALDDQRARTGLRYLLSERDAEFDHYGIIGRSRPIRDVITRAELVAESKSTVLVTGETGTGKELVARAIHARSAQRHMPMIKVNCAAIPETLLESELFGHVRGAFTGASFTKKGRFALADGGTIFLDEIGTIALSVQAKLLRVLQDREFEPLGAERTQRVDVRVIAATNRDLRQLVAEGKFLEDLFYRLNVIPIEMPPLRDRPDDIPLLVDHFVRRFAERTGKKIDGVDEKAMVELSGYGWPGNVRELENTIERAVVLSTGSRLTSQSVWLMSATATPATAAVPSLKLHQNLEWAERETMRRALEQARGVKKDAAELMGISQRALSHYLAKYRLED, from the coding sequence ATGGCAGGCAGCATCCTCCTCGCCGACGACGAAGAGAAGATCCTCAAGACGCTCGGGCGCGCGCTGCGCGACGATGGGCACGAGGTGACGACGGCGGCGAACGCGCGGGAGGCTACGCGATGCCTGAACGAGCGCGCCTTCGACTTGCTGGTGATCGACTTCCTGATGCCCGATCGCACCGGCCTCGACGTGATTCGCGACCTGGCCGCCGCGACGCCCGACACCGAGCGGCCGGCGATTGTCATGATGACCGCCCATGGCAGCATTGACAGCGCGGTCGAGGCCATGAAGCTCGGCGCCTGCGATTACCTGCAGAAGCCGTTCGAGGTGGACCAGCTGCTGCTCCTGGCCCGGCGCGCCCTCGACGACCAGCGGGCGCGCACCGGGCTGCGCTACCTGCTGAGTGAGCGCGACGCGGAGTTCGATCACTACGGCATCATCGGCCGCAGCCGGCCGATTCGCGACGTCATCACCCGGGCGGAGCTGGTCGCCGAGTCGAAGAGCACGGTGCTCGTGACCGGCGAAACCGGCACCGGCAAGGAACTGGTCGCGCGCGCCATTCACGCCCGCAGCGCGCAGCGCCACATGCCGATGATCAAGGTGAACTGCGCCGCCATTCCCGAGACGCTGCTCGAGTCCGAACTGTTCGGCCACGTGCGCGGGGCGTTCACCGGCGCGTCGTTCACGAAGAAAGGACGTTTCGCCCTGGCCGACGGCGGCACCATCTTCCTCGACGAGATCGGCACCATCGCCCTGAGCGTGCAGGCCAAGCTGCTGCGCGTGCTGCAGGACCGCGAGTTCGAGCCGCTCGGCGCCGAACGCACCCAGCGCGTGGATGTGCGGGTCATCGCCGCGACCAATCGCGACCTGCGGCAGTTGGTCGCCGAGGGCAAGTTTCTCGAAGACCTGTTCTATCGCCTGAACGTCATCCCCATCGAAATGCCGCCGCTGCGGGATCGGCCGGATGACATTCCCCTGCTGGTTGACCATTTCGTCCGGCGATTCGCCGAACGCACCGGCAAGAAGATTGACGGCGTTGACGAGAAGGCCATGGTGGAACTCTCGGGCTATGGCTGGCCCGGCAACGTGCGCGAACTGGAGAACACCATCGAACGCGCCGTGGTGCTCTCGACCGGATCGCGGCTGACCAGCCAGTCGGTGTGGCTCATGAGCGCCACGGCCACACCGGCGACCGCGGCGGTGCCGTCACTGAAGCTGCACCAGAACCTCGAATGGGCCGAACGCGAAACCATGCGGCGGGCGCTCGAACAGGCGCGCGGCGTCAAGAAGGACGCCGCCGAACTGATGGGCATCAGCCAGCGCGCGCTGAGCCACTACCTAGCCAAGTACCGCCTTGAAGACTAG
- a CDS encoding cupredoxin domain-containing protein — MSSQQDPAAASAPFDSPASGSAAHRLAQGRPSDSVTEPRVIEVVAKRFAFEPARIEVTEGEHVRLVVTSADGVHGVGIKKFRVEKTVPRGGTPVTIDFVASAAGEFPILCSEYCGNGHDEMKGLLVVAARKQ; from the coding sequence ATGTCTTCCCAGCAGGACCCCGCCGCGGCTTCTGCGCCCTTCGACTCGCCTGCGAGCGGCTCCGCCGCTCACAGGCTCGCTCAGGGCAGGCCCTCTGACTCTGTTACCGAGCCACGCGTGATTGAGGTGGTGGCCAAGCGATTCGCCTTCGAGCCCGCCCGCATCGAGGTAACCGAAGGCGAGCACGTCCGTCTCGTGGTAACGTCCGCGGACGGTGTTCACGGCGTCGGCATCAAGAAGTTTCGCGTCGAGAAGACCGTGCCGCGCGGCGGCACGCCGGTGACCATCGATTTCGTCGCGTCGGCGGCAGGCGAGTTCCCCATCCTCTGTTCCGAGTATTGCGGCAATGGCCACGACGAGATGAAGGGCCTGCTGGTCGTGGCCGCGCGGAAACAGTAG
- a CDS encoding DUF5777 family beta-barrel protein, whose protein sequence is MMPSLRFLLPALLVACAAVPAAAQAPADDPDLDQNHAQPDYYVATMPTNLRLPKGKFAFRLTHRFLQPMGDGDFSDLAARLFGFDSSAQIGLDLKYGLFRGTSVGIYRTSDRTVQFSGQFDVVSQKDAPVGLGLNVNVDGTGNFTDDFSPGVALVLSRELGQRGAFYFEPSYVSNVNIGVAPSDEDYTVMTGIGARLRAARNTYLFLELSPRVAGYKPGVTLISFGFEQRAGGHLFQLNFSNGHGTTLAQVARGGTAYDDWYLGFNLARKFF, encoded by the coding sequence ATGATGCCTTCGCTCCGCTTCCTGCTGCCGGCCCTGCTGGTGGCGTGTGCCGCCGTCCCGGCGGCCGCCCAGGCTCCGGCCGACGACCCGGATCTCGATCAGAACCATGCGCAGCCCGACTACTACGTGGCGACGATGCCCACGAACCTGCGACTGCCCAAGGGAAAGTTTGCCTTCCGGCTGACGCACCGCTTCCTGCAGCCGATGGGCGACGGCGACTTCAGCGACCTGGCGGCGCGCCTGTTCGGGTTCGACAGCAGCGCGCAGATCGGGCTCGACCTGAAGTACGGCCTGTTCCGCGGCACGAGCGTCGGCATCTACCGCACCTCCGATCGCACCGTCCAGTTCTCGGGGCAGTTCGACGTCGTGTCGCAGAAGGACGCGCCGGTCGGCCTCGGCCTCAACGTCAACGTCGATGGCACCGGCAACTTCACCGACGACTTCTCGCCCGGCGTGGCGCTGGTGCTGTCGCGCGAACTTGGCCAGCGGGGCGCCTTTTACTTCGAGCCGTCGTACGTGTCTAACGTCAATATCGGCGTGGCGCCCTCGGACGAGGACTACACGGTCATGACCGGCATCGGCGCCCGGCTGCGTGCGGCCCGGAACACCTACCTGTTCCTCGAACTCTCGCCCAGGGTGGCCGGTTACAAACCTGGCGTGACACTGATCAGTTTTGGTTTCGAGCAGCGCGCCGGCGGGCACCTGTTCCAGCTCAATTTCTCGAACGGCCACGGCACCACCTTGGCCCAGGTGGCACGCGGCGGCACGGCGTACGACGACTGGTACCTTGGTTTCAACCTGGCGCGGAAGTTCTTCTGA
- the boxB gene encoding benzoyl-CoA 2,3-epoxidase subunit BoxB — translation MISAEKIPNNVDLAGNKRLQRALEHWQPAYLDWWRDMGPPGFQDSHQVYLRTAISVDAAGWAHFDFVKLPEYRWGIFLAEPVPDRRIGFGDFKGQPVWQEVPGEFRNQLRRLIVIQGDTEPASVEQQRSLGAHCPSLYDLRNLFQVNVEEGRHLWAMVYLLHSYFGRDGREEAEALLERRSGNDDTPRMLEAFNEPIDTWLDFFAFTMFTDRDGKSQLLSLSESSLDPLARTTKFMLTEEAHHMFVGETGIARILERTCQLLRETGFSGDVRKHGGIDLPLIQKFVNFWFSQSLDLHGSEVSSNAAAYFSNGLKGRAEEDKFDDDHILAGNMYVLDLMDDSGLIIREEVPMRNALNEVLRDWYVGDCQAGVDRWNKRVLEAHGMSERITLPSRKFNRKVGVYAAKHFDPYGNQLSTEDWERRKYEWLPSPDDKRYLHSIQATPVYQPGQFANYIAPPQRGINRQPIDFEYVRTEQ, via the coding sequence ATGATTTCAGCGGAGAAGATCCCGAACAACGTTGACCTGGCCGGCAACAAGCGCCTGCAGCGGGCGCTCGAGCACTGGCAGCCCGCCTACCTCGATTGGTGGCGCGACATGGGCCCGCCCGGGTTCCAGGACAGCCACCAGGTCTACCTGCGGACGGCCATCAGCGTGGATGCCGCCGGCTGGGCGCACTTCGATTTCGTGAAGCTGCCCGAGTACCGCTGGGGCATCTTCCTGGCCGAGCCGGTTCCCGATCGTCGCATCGGCTTCGGCGACTTCAAGGGCCAGCCGGTATGGCAGGAGGTGCCGGGCGAATTCCGCAACCAGCTGCGCCGCCTGATCGTCATTCAAGGCGACACCGAACCCGCCAGCGTCGAGCAGCAGCGCTCGCTCGGCGCGCACTGCCCGAGCCTGTATGACCTGCGCAACCTGTTCCAGGTCAACGTCGAGGAAGGCCGCCACTTGTGGGCGATGGTCTACCTGCTGCACTCGTACTTCGGCCGCGACGGCCGCGAAGAGGCCGAGGCGCTGCTCGAGCGCCGCAGCGGCAACGACGACACGCCCCGCATGCTCGAGGCGTTCAACGAGCCGATCGACACCTGGCTCGACTTCTTCGCCTTCACCATGTTCACCGACCGTGACGGCAAGTCGCAGTTGCTGTCGCTGTCGGAGAGCTCGCTCGATCCGCTGGCCCGGACGACCAAGTTCATGTTGACCGAGGAAGCCCATCACATGTTCGTGGGCGAGACCGGCATTGCCCGCATTCTCGAGCGCACCTGCCAGTTGCTGCGCGAGACCGGGTTCTCGGGCGATGTCCGCAAGCACGGCGGCATCGACTTGCCGCTGATCCAGAAGTTCGTCAATTTCTGGTTCAGCCAGAGCCTGGACCTGCACGGCAGCGAAGTGTCGAGCAACGCCGCGGCGTACTTCTCGAATGGCCTGAAAGGCCGCGCCGAAGAAGACAAGTTTGACGATGACCACATCCTGGCGGGCAACATGTACGTGCTCGACCTGATGGACGACAGCGGCCTGATCATTCGCGAGGAAGTGCCCATGAGGAACGCCCTCAACGAGGTCCTGCGCGACTGGTACGTCGGCGACTGCCAGGCCGGCGTCGATCGCTGGAACAAGCGCGTGCTCGAAGCGCACGGCATGTCCGAGCGCATCACGCTGCCGTCGCGCAAGTTCAACCGCAAGGTTGGCGTCTACGCCGCCAAGCACTTCGACCCGTACGGCAACCAGCTGAGCACCGAGGACTGGGAACGCCGCAAGTACGAGTGGCTGCCGTCGCCCGATGACAAGCGCTACCTGCACAGCATCCAGGCCACGCCGGTCTACCAGCCGGGGCAGTTCGCCAACTACATCGCGCCGCCCCAGCGCGGCATCAACCGCCAACCGATCGATTTCGAGTACGTCAGGACCGAACAATAA
- a CDS encoding TetR/AcrR family transcriptional regulator encodes MAKPAAASDRRTEILKSAAAAFRRRGYYGASVDEIASALEMTKGNLYYYFKNKEEILFACHEYSLDLLLALMTDVLADTASPEAKLRRLVLAFVHLILDELHGTALTLDPEALSPVLLTRVIEKRDQFDQGVRAIIQQGIDEGQFKAGDPKLIEFAMMGAINWIPKWFAPEGPATSDQIGDAFADYLVGGLLKN; translated from the coding sequence ATGGCCAAACCCGCCGCCGCGTCCGACCGCCGAACCGAGATCCTGAAGAGCGCTGCGGCCGCTTTTCGCCGCCGCGGTTATTACGGCGCCAGCGTCGATGAGATTGCCTCGGCCCTGGAGATGACCAAGGGCAACCTCTACTACTACTTCAAGAACAAGGAAGAGATTCTCTTCGCCTGCCACGAGTATTCGCTCGACCTGCTGCTGGCACTGATGACCGACGTGCTGGCTGACACCGCGAGCCCCGAGGCGAAGCTGCGCCGGCTGGTGCTGGCATTCGTGCACCTGATTCTCGACGAACTGCACGGCACCGCGCTGACGCTCGATCCTGAAGCGTTGTCGCCGGTTTTGCTGACGCGCGTGATCGAAAAACGCGACCAGTTCGACCAGGGCGTCCGCGCGATCATCCAGCAGGGCATCGACGAGGGCCAGTTCAAGGCCGGTGACCCGAAGCTGATCGAATTTGCCATGATGGGCGCAATCAACTGGATCCCCAAGTGGTTCGCCCCGGAAGGCCCCGCCACCTCCGACCAGATCGGCGACGCGTTTGCCGACTACCTGGTCGGTGGCCTCCTCAAAAATTAG
- the boxC gene encoding 2,3-epoxybenzoyl-CoA dihydrolase has product MEQTVTAPSVTFETSPEQYKHWKLSVEGNVATLAMDVREDAGLRPNDYKLKLNSYDLGVDIELADVLQRLRFEHPEVHAVVLSSLKPRIFCAGANIFMLGSSSHAFKVNFCKFTNETRLGMEDMSAHSGIKFMAAVNGICAGGGYELALACDEILLVDDGSASVGLPETPLLGVLPGTGGLTRVVDKRKVRRDLADDFSTLTEGVRGKRAVDGRFVDAVYPTSKFQEAVAKRAQELAALSDRPKAGPGITLGPLSPTIDGDTIAYKYVKGTIDRAKRVCELTISAPDSPQPVTADEFQKAGDQSWAIRAFRELDDTLLRLRLNEPEIGTVVLRATGDPAAVLAVDASLDANQANWLVREIISFIRRTLKRVDLTSRSFFALIEPGNAFAGTLFELALAADRVYMLDHPDEPNTIQLSVMNGGAYPMSNGLSRLQVRFLGEPESVDKALSHGGPMDAPQALAAGLVFSAPDDIDWDDEVRMALEARAAFSPDALTGMEANLRFAGPETMETKIFGRLTAWQNWIFQRPNAVGERGALMTYGREGRPTFDFKRT; this is encoded by the coding sequence GTGGAACAAACCGTAACGGCCCCGTCGGTGACTTTCGAAACATCCCCCGAGCAGTACAAGCACTGGAAGCTCTCCGTCGAGGGCAACGTCGCGACGCTGGCGATGGACGTGCGCGAAGACGCCGGCCTTCGGCCGAACGACTACAAGTTGAAGCTCAACTCGTACGACCTGGGCGTTGACATCGAGTTGGCCGACGTGCTGCAGCGCCTGCGCTTCGAGCACCCCGAGGTCCACGCGGTGGTGCTCAGCAGCCTCAAGCCGCGCATCTTCTGCGCCGGTGCCAACATCTTCATGCTCGGGTCGTCGAGCCATGCCTTCAAGGTGAACTTCTGCAAGTTCACCAACGAAACGCGGCTCGGCATGGAAGACATGAGCGCGCACAGCGGCATCAAGTTCATGGCGGCGGTGAACGGCATTTGCGCCGGCGGCGGCTACGAGCTGGCGCTGGCCTGCGACGAGATCCTGCTGGTCGATGATGGCAGCGCCTCGGTCGGCTTGCCCGAGACCCCGCTCCTCGGCGTGCTGCCCGGCACCGGCGGCCTGACCCGCGTGGTTGACAAGCGCAAGGTGCGCCGCGACCTGGCCGACGATTTCAGCACCCTGACGGAAGGTGTGCGCGGCAAGCGCGCCGTCGACGGCCGCTTCGTTGATGCCGTGTATCCCACCAGCAAGTTCCAGGAGGCCGTGGCCAAGCGCGCGCAGGAGCTGGCGGCCCTGTCGGACCGTCCGAAGGCCGGCCCCGGCATCACGCTCGGCCCCCTGTCGCCCACGATTGATGGCGACACCATTGCCTACAAGTATGTGAAGGGGACGATCGATCGCGCCAAGCGCGTGTGCGAGTTGACGATCAGCGCCCCGGATTCGCCGCAGCCGGTGACCGCCGACGAGTTCCAGAAGGCGGGCGACCAGTCGTGGGCGATTCGCGCGTTCCGCGAACTGGACGACACGCTGCTGCGCCTGCGCCTCAACGAGCCGGAGATTGGTACCGTGGTCCTGCGCGCGACCGGCGACCCGGCGGCGGTGCTCGCGGTTGACGCGTCGCTTGACGCCAACCAGGCCAACTGGCTCGTGCGCGAGATCATCAGCTTCATCCGCCGCACGCTGAAGCGCGTGGACCTCACCTCGCGCAGCTTCTTTGCGCTGATCGAACCCGGCAACGCGTTTGCGGGTACCCTGTTCGAGCTGGCCCTCGCCGCCGATCGCGTCTACATGCTCGATCACCCGGACGAGCCCAACACCATCCAGTTGTCGGTGATGAACGGCGGCGCCTACCCGATGAGCAACGGCCTGTCGCGGCTGCAGGTGCGGTTCCTCGGCGAGCCCGAATCGGTCGACAAGGCGCTTTCGCACGGCGGGCCGATGGACGCGCCACAGGCGCTGGCCGCCGGCCTCGTGTTCTCGGCGCCCGACGATATCGATTGGGACGATGAAGTGCGCATGGCGCTCGAGGCGCGCGCGGCGTTTTCGCCCGATGCGCTCACCGGCATGGAAGCCAACCTGCGCTTCGCCGGACCGGAGACCATGGAGACCAAGATCTTCGGCCGCCTGACGGCGTGGCAGAACTGGATCTTCCAGCGGCCCAACGCCGTGGGCGAACGTGGCGCGCTCATGACCTATGGCCGCGAAGGCCGCCCGACCTTCGATTTCAAGCGCACTTAA